One Roseomonas sp. OT10 DNA window includes the following coding sequences:
- the mscL gene encoding large conductance mechanosensitive channel protein MscL has protein sequence MQPPISLREPAWLREFKAFITRGNVLDLAVGVVIGAAFTTIVGSLVEDIINPVIGLLVGGIDFSNLFIVLRGERAPSLQATRDSGAAVIAIGQFINAVIKFLIVAMAIFWLLKVLARAGLTKAKEEPKGPPEPTLTETLLMEIRDELKGRPPVAAVLPPPGPANPNPIA, from the coding sequence ATGCAGCCCCCCATTTCCCTGCGGGAGCCCGCCTGGCTCCGGGAGTTCAAGGCGTTCATCACCCGCGGCAACGTCCTCGATCTCGCCGTCGGCGTGGTGATCGGCGCGGCCTTCACCACCATCGTCGGCAGCCTCGTCGAGGACATCATCAACCCGGTCATCGGCCTGCTGGTCGGCGGAATCGACTTCTCCAACCTGTTCATCGTCCTGCGCGGCGAGCGCGCCCCGTCCCTGCAGGCCACGCGCGACAGCGGCGCCGCGGTGATCGCCATCGGCCAGTTCATCAACGCGGTGATCAAGTTCCTGATCGTCGCCATGGCGATCTTCTGGCTGCTGAAGGTCCTGGCCCGCGCCGGGCTGACCAAGGCCAAGGAGGAGCCGAAGGGGCCGCCCGAGCCGACCCTGACGGAGACGCTGCTGATGGAGATCCGCGACGAGCTGAAGGGCCGTCCGCCCGTGGCCGCCGTCCTGCCGCCGCCGGGGCCGGCGAACCCTAACCCGATCGCCTGA
- a CDS encoding DNA polymerase IV translates to MPALCRDCLARTEGAALRCAGCGGRRLVAHPELFDLTVAHIDCDAFFASVEKRDRPELRARPVIVGGGKRGVVSAACYVARTRGVRSAMPMFKALAACPDAVVVKPDFAKYVAASRQVRGLMESLTPLVQPLSIDEAVLDLRGTEALHRAPAAATLARFALAVEREVGVTVSVGLAANRLLAKIAVERDKPRGFAVIGAAEAPALLAGEPVTLLPGVGPALARRLSAAGFATLGQLQALSPREALRRLGEDGPALVARARGEDSRPVQPGRDTKSVSAETTFETDLVRADSLEPALWRLCEKVARRLAEKRLAAGGVVLKLKTANFALRTRNARLASPSLVPETLFAAARPLLAREADGTAFRLIGIGAQPVVDAAEADRGDLADPDAPKRAARWQAMEALRARFGEDAVRAGRSIRRSG, encoded by the coding sequence ATGCCCGCGCTCTGCCGCGACTGCCTGGCCCGGACGGAGGGCGCCGCCCTGCGCTGCGCCGGCTGCGGCGGGCGGCGGCTGGTCGCGCATCCGGAGCTGTTCGACCTCACCGTCGCGCATATCGACTGCGACGCCTTCTTCGCCAGCGTCGAGAAGCGCGACCGGCCGGAGCTACGGGCGCGGCCGGTGATCGTCGGCGGCGGGAAGCGCGGCGTCGTCTCCGCCGCCTGCTACGTCGCGCGCACCCGCGGCGTGCGCTCCGCCATGCCGATGTTCAAGGCGCTGGCCGCCTGTCCCGACGCGGTGGTGGTGAAGCCGGATTTCGCGAAGTACGTCGCCGCCTCCCGCCAGGTGCGCGGGCTGATGGAATCCCTCACGCCCCTGGTCCAGCCGCTCTCCATCGACGAGGCGGTGCTGGACCTGCGCGGCACGGAGGCCCTGCACCGCGCCCCCGCCGCCGCCACCCTGGCGCGCTTCGCCCTGGCGGTGGAGCGGGAGGTGGGGGTGACGGTCTCCGTCGGCCTCGCCGCCAACCGGCTGCTCGCCAAGATCGCGGTGGAGCGCGACAAGCCGCGCGGCTTCGCCGTGATCGGAGCGGCGGAGGCGCCGGCGCTGCTGGCGGGGGAGCCGGTGACGCTGCTGCCCGGCGTCGGGCCGGCGCTGGCGCGCCGGCTGTCCGCCGCCGGCTTCGCCACGCTGGGGCAGTTGCAGGCGCTCTCCCCGCGCGAGGCACTGCGGCGGCTGGGCGAGGACGGGCCAGCCCTGGTCGCCCGCGCCCGGGGCGAGGATTCGCGGCCCGTGCAGCCGGGGCGCGACACCAAGTCGGTCAGCGCCGAGACCACCTTCGAGACGGACCTCGTGCGCGCCGATTCGCTGGAGCCGGCGCTGTGGCGGCTGTGCGAGAAGGTCGCCCGCCGCCTGGCGGAGAAGCGGCTGGCCGCGGGCGGGGTGGTGCTGAAGCTGAAGACGGCGAACTTCGCGCTGCGCACGCGCAACGCGCGCCTCGCCTCGCCCTCGCTGGTGCCGGAGACGCTCTTCGCCGCCGCCCGGCCGCTGCTGGCGCGGGAGGCGGACGGGACGGCCTTCCGCCTGATCGGCATCGGCGCGCAGCCGGTGGTGGATGCGGCGGAGGCCGATCGCGGCGACCTCGCCGATCCGGACGCGCCGAAGCGGGCGGCGCGCTGGCAGGCGATGGAGGCCCTGCGCGCCCGCTTCGGGGAGGATGCGGTGCGCGCAGGGCGGTCGATCAGGCGATCGGGTTAG
- a CDS encoding ROK family protein, translating to MRIRLGIDLGGTKTEIVALDGAGKVVLRRRRPTPGPYAGIVDAMAALVEEAERELGARGTVGVGIPGSISPATGLVRNANTQALNGQALDRDLAAALGREVRVMNDANCLAMSEAADGAGAGFPVVFAVILGTGCGGGIIVHGRPLDGLNRVAGEWGHTPLPWMRPEELPGTTCWCGRPNCLETYLSGPGLACDTDGPGHRDASRLEDRAATGDAAARAGLERHADRLARALASLVNVLDPDVIVLGGGVSNLPRLYEQVPRLMAPWIFGDAKAVNLRRARHGDSSGVFGAARLWDHG from the coding sequence ATGCGGATCCGGCTGGGCATCGATCTGGGCGGCACCAAGACGGAGATCGTCGCCCTGGACGGGGCGGGGAAGGTCGTGCTGCGCCGCCGCCGGCCCACCCCCGGCCCCTATGCCGGCATCGTCGACGCCATGGCGGCGCTGGTGGAGGAGGCGGAGCGGGAGCTGGGCGCGCGGGGCACGGTCGGCGTCGGCATCCCCGGCAGCATCAGCCCCGCCACCGGGCTGGTCCGCAACGCCAACACCCAGGCCCTGAACGGGCAGGCGCTGGACCGCGACCTGGCGGCCGCGCTGGGGCGGGAGGTGCGGGTGATGAACGACGCCAACTGCCTGGCGATGAGCGAGGCGGCGGATGGCGCCGGCGCGGGCTTCCCGGTGGTCTTCGCGGTCATCCTGGGCACCGGCTGCGGCGGCGGCATCATCGTGCACGGCCGGCCGCTGGACGGGCTGAACCGCGTGGCGGGCGAATGGGGCCATACCCCCCTGCCCTGGATGCGGCCGGAGGAGCTGCCGGGCACCACCTGCTGGTGCGGCCGGCCCAACTGCCTGGAGACCTACCTCTCCGGCCCCGGCCTCGCCTGCGACACGGACGGGCCGGGCCACCGGGACGCCTCCCGGCTGGAGGACCGCGCCGCCACCGGCGACGCCGCCGCCCGCGCCGGGCTGGAACGCCATGCCGACCGGCTGGCCCGCGCCCTGGCGAGCCTGGTGAACGTGCTGGACCCGGACGTGATCGTGCTGGGCGGCGGCGTGTCCAACCTGCCCCGCCTCTACGAGCAGGTGCCCAGGCTGATGGCGCCCTGGATCTTCGGCGATGCCAAGGCGGTGAACCTGCGCCGGGCGCGGCACGGCGACAGCTCCGGCGTCTTCGGCGCCGCCCGGCTCTGGGACCACGGCTGA
- a CDS encoding sulfurtransferase TusA family protein → MSETVLDVQGLTCPLPVLKANKALRGLPPGARLTVLATDPASVKDFQAYARETGHALVGFSEGQGLYRFTLRKREDAPSAEAAAAPKPAP, encoded by the coding sequence ATGAGCGAGACGGTGCTCGACGTACAGGGCCTGACCTGCCCGCTGCCGGTGCTCAAGGCCAACAAGGCGCTGCGCGGCCTGCCGCCCGGGGCGCGCCTGACGGTGCTCGCCACCGACCCCGCCAGCGTGAAGGACTTCCAGGCCTATGCGCGGGAGACGGGCCATGCGCTGGTCGGCTTCAGCGAGGGCCAGGGCCTCTACCGCTTCACCCTGCGCAAGCGGGAGGACGCGCCCTCGGCCGAGGCGGCGGCCGCGCCGAAACCCGCGCCATGA
- a CDS encoding histone deacetylase family protein, with product MSLLLLTHRACLSHDMGPDHPECPERLRAVMQALEAQAFSTLVREEAPLATVEQLCRVHPAAHVEAVLAIRPTGEERVPLDGDTLMSAGSAEAALRAAGAGIAAVDAVLRGEFRRAFCAVRPPGHHAEPDRAMGFCLFSNIAVAARHAQAAHGVARVAVVDFDVHHGNGTQAAFWDAPDLFFASSHQMPLYPGTGSARERGVAGNIVNAPLVPGTKGEEFRAVWRDIVLPALEAFAPGLILVSAGFDAHARDPLAQLRLQEADFDWVTRAICNVAQRVCGGRVVSMLEGGYDVQALARSTAVHVRALMEA from the coding sequence ATGAGCCTGCTCCTCCTCACCCATCGCGCCTGCCTGTCGCACGACATGGGGCCGGACCACCCCGAATGCCCGGAGCGCCTGCGGGCGGTGATGCAGGCGCTGGAGGCGCAGGCCTTCTCGACCCTGGTGCGGGAGGAGGCGCCGCTGGCGACGGTGGAGCAGCTCTGCCGCGTCCATCCGGCCGCCCATGTGGAGGCGGTGCTCGCCATCCGCCCCACAGGGGAGGAACGCGTGCCGCTGGACGGCGACACGCTGATGAGCGCGGGCAGCGCCGAGGCGGCGTTGCGCGCCGCCGGGGCCGGCATCGCCGCGGTGGACGCGGTGCTGCGCGGCGAGTTCCGCCGGGCCTTCTGTGCCGTCCGCCCGCCCGGCCACCATGCCGAGCCGGACCGTGCCATGGGCTTCTGCCTGTTCTCCAACATCGCCGTCGCCGCCCGCCATGCCCAGGCCGCGCACGGCGTCGCGCGCGTCGCGGTGGTGGATTTCGACGTCCACCACGGCAACGGCACCCAGGCGGCGTTCTGGGATGCGCCGGACCTGTTCTTCGCCTCCTCGCACCAGATGCCGCTCTACCCCGGCACCGGCTCGGCCCGGGAGCGCGGGGTGGCGGGCAACATCGTCAACGCCCCGCTGGTGCCCGGCACCAAGGGCGAGGAGTTCCGCGCCGTCTGGCGCGACATCGTGCTGCCGGCGCTGGAGGCCTTCGCCCCCGGGCTGATCCTGGTCTCGGCCGGCTTCGACGCCCATGCCCGCGACCCCCTCGCCCAGCTCCGCCTCCAGGAAGCGGATTTCGACTGGGTGACGCGCGCCATCTGCAACGTGGCGCAGCGGGTCTGCGGCGGCCGCGTCGTCTCGATGCTGGAGGGGGGCTACGACGTCCAGGCCCTGGCCCGCTCCACCGCCGTCCATGTCCGCGCCCTGATGGAGGCGTGA
- a CDS encoding exodeoxyribonuclease VII small subunit: MTTDAPPVESLSFEEALRELEGIVRGLERGEAPLEEAIGAYTRGTALRAHCERKLSEAEQRVQAIVPGAAGPALREMDE; encoded by the coding sequence ATGACGACCGACGCCCCGCCCGTGGAGAGCCTGAGCTTCGAGGAGGCGCTGCGCGAGCTGGAGGGCATCGTGCGCGGGCTGGAACGGGGCGAGGCCCCGCTGGAGGAGGCGATCGGCGCCTATACCCGCGGCACCGCGCTGCGCGCCCATTGCGAGCGCAAGCTGAGCGAGGCGGAGCAGCGGGTGCAGGCCATCGTCCCCGGCGCCGCCGGCCCCGCCCTGCGCGAGATGGACGAGTGA
- a CDS encoding polyprenyl synthetase family protein — protein sequence MDRTGMSEALAAALAEAQAEIEEALDTLLPPAEGPEAPLLAAMRHAAMGGGKRLRGFLVLEGARQFRVARASALRVAAAIEMLHAYSLVHDDLPAMDDDDLRRGRPTVHKQWDEATAILAGDALQTQAFAVLAAPDTHSDPAVRAELCLRLAQAAGARGMCGGQMLDMLAEAATEPLGEAAVARLQLLKTGKLIEFSAEAGAILGKAPHPQRVALAAYGHDIGAAFQIADDLLDATATEAEAGKRTGKDAGAGKATLVGLLGAGRAAAQAERLVEQAKAHLDGMGGEAGLLRALADFVIARRA from the coding sequence ATGGACCGGACGGGCATGAGCGAGGCCCTGGCGGCCGCCCTGGCCGAGGCGCAGGCGGAGATCGAGGAGGCGCTGGACACCCTGCTGCCGCCCGCGGAGGGGCCGGAGGCGCCGCTGCTGGCGGCCATGCGCCATGCCGCCATGGGCGGGGGCAAGCGGCTGCGCGGCTTCCTGGTGCTGGAAGGCGCGCGGCAGTTCCGGGTCGCCCGCGCCTCCGCCCTGCGGGTCGCCGCGGCGATCGAGATGCTGCACGCCTATTCCCTGGTGCATGACGACCTGCCGGCGATGGACGACGACGACCTGCGCCGCGGCCGGCCGACGGTGCACAAGCAGTGGGACGAGGCGACCGCGATCCTGGCCGGCGATGCCCTGCAGACCCAGGCCTTCGCCGTGCTGGCGGCGCCGGACACGCATTCCGACCCGGCGGTGCGGGCCGAGCTCTGCCTGCGCCTGGCCCAGGCGGCCGGGGCGCGCGGCATGTGCGGCGGGCAGATGCTGGACATGCTGGCCGAGGCGGCGACGGAGCCGCTGGGCGAAGCCGCCGTGGCCCGGCTGCAACTGCTGAAGACCGGCAAGCTGATCGAGTTCTCGGCCGAGGCCGGGGCCATCCTGGGCAAGGCGCCGCATCCGCAGCGGGTGGCGCTGGCCGCCTATGGCCACGACATCGGCGCCGCCTTCCAGATCGCCGACGACCTGCTGGACGCCACGGCGACGGAGGCGGAGGCGGGCAAGCGCACCGGCAAGGATGCCGGGGCGGGCAAGGCGACGCTGGTCGGGCTGCTGGGCGCCGGGCGTGCCGCCGCCCAGGCGGAGCGGCTGGTGGAGCAGGCCAAGGCGCATCTCGACGGGATGGGCGGGGAGGCCGGGCTGCTGCGCGCCCTGGCGGATTTCGTGATCGCGAGGCGCGCCTGA